One Punica granatum isolate Tunisia-2019 chromosome 3, ASM765513v2, whole genome shotgun sequence genomic window carries:
- the LOC116199657 gene encoding probable mannitol dehydrogenase — protein MAKSPEQEHPVKAFGWAARDSCGHLSPFNFSRRATGDKDVSFKVLYCGICHSDLHCIKNEWRDSVYPMVPGHEIVGVVTEVGPEVTKFKVGDKVGVGCLVGSCHSCESCVNDLENYCPEWILTYNSKYTDGTITYGGYSDIMVADEHFVVAIPDNLPLDGAAPLLCAGITVYSPLRHYGLGKPGLHVGVVGLGGLGHMAVKFAKAMGVKVTVISTSPSKREEAVGLLGADSFLVSRDQEQMEAAKGTMDGIIDTVSAVHSLLPLIALLKSQGKLVLVGAPEKPLELPAFPLLTGRKVVGGSATGGLKETQEMINFASQHSITSDIEVISMDYVNTAMERLAKADVRYRFVIDIGNSLKSTA, from the exons ATGGCAAAATCACCAGAGCAAGAGCATCCCGTGAAGGCATTCGGTTGGGCTGCCCGAGATTCATGTGGCCATCTCTCACCTTTTAACTTCTCCCGAAG GGCAACGGGAGATAAGGATGTTTCCTTCAAGGTGTTGTATTGCGGGATATGCCACTCCGACCTCCATTGCATTAAAAATGAGTGGCGAGATTCTGTGTACCCTATGGTCCCCGG GCATGAGATTGTGGGAGTGGTAACAGAAGTAGGCCCCGAGGTGACAAAGTTTAAGGTTGGGGACAAGGTTGGCGTTGGCTGCTTAGTGGGATCTTGCCACTCTTGTGAGAGTTGTGTTAACGATCTCGAGAACTACTGCCCCGAATGGATTCTCACTTACAATAGCAAGTACACCGACGGGACCATCACCTATGGTGGCTACTCCGATATCATGGTCGCTGATGAGCACTTTGTGGTAGCGATTCCTGATAATTTGCCGCTTGATGGGGCAGCTCCGCTCCTTTGTGCCGGAATCACTGTCTACAGTCCATTGAGGCACTACGGGCTTGGCAAGCCTGGACTCCATGTCGGCGTGGTCGGGCTTGGGGGATTGGGTCACATGGCAGTCAAGTTTGCCAAGGCCATGGGAGTCAAGGTGACCGTTATAAGCACCTCTCCCAGTAAAAGGGAGGAGGCCGTGGGCCTCCTGGGGGCCGATTCATTTTTAGTTAGCCGTGATCAAGAACAGATGGAG GCTGCTAAGGGAACAATGGATGGTATCATAGATACAGTCTCCGCAGTTCATTCTCTTCTACCTTTGATTGCTTTGTTGAAGAGCCAAGGCAAGCTTGTCCTGGTCGGTGCACCTGAGAAGCCGCTCGAGTTACCAGCTTTCCCATTACTCACAG GACGGAAGGTTGTCGGTGGGAGTGCGACCGGAGGGCTGAAAGAGACTCAAGAGATGATAAATTTTGCATCACAGCATAGCATCACTTCAGATATCGAGGTTATTTCAATGGATTATGTGAACACCGCAATGGAGCGTCTTGCAAAGGCAGATGTTAGATATCGTTTCGTTATAGACATCGGGAATTCATTAAAGTCTACGGCCTAA
- the LOC116199654 gene encoding probable mannitol dehydrogenase codes for MASRMAKSPEQEHPVKAFGWAARDSSGHLSPFKFSRRATGEKDVTFKVLYCGICHSDLHSIKNEWGGAMYPLVPGHEIVGVVTEVGPKVTKFKVGDKVGVGCLVGSCHSCESCANDLENYCPKTIFTYNSKCHDGTMTYGGYSDIMVADEHFVVAIPDSLPLDGVAPLLCAGITVYSPLKHYGLDKPGLHLGVVGLGGLGHMAVKFAKAMGLKVTIISTSPSKKQEAVERLGADSFLVSHDQEQMQSAMGTMDGIIDTVSAVHPLLPLLALVKNDGKLVMVGAPDKPLELPAFPLLMGRKVVGGSLIGGLKETQEMINFASKHNITSDIEVVQMDYVNTAMERLAKADVRYRFVIDIGNSLKSAA; via the exons ATGGCATCTCGAATGGCTAAGTCGCCCGAACAAGAGCATCCCGTGAAGGCCTTCGGATGGGCTGCCCGCGACTCCTCGGGGCATCTATCTCctttcaaattctctcgaAG GGCAACGGGAGAGAAGGATGTTACCTTCAAGGTGTTATATTGTGGGATATGCCACTCCGACCTTCATAGCATCAAAAATGAATGGGGAGGCGCCATGTATCCTCTGGTGCCAGG GCATGAGATTGTGGGAGTTGTGACCGAAGTCGGCCCCAAGGTGACAAAGTTTAAGGTTGGGGACAAGGTTGGCGTTGGGTGCTTAGTCGGGTCATGCCATTCCTGTGAGAGCTGTGCCAATGATCTCGAAAACTACTGCCCTAAAACGATTTTTACTTACAATAGCAAGTGTCATGATGGCACCATGACCTACGGGGGCTACTCCGACATCATGGTGGCTGATGAGCACTTCGTGGTGGCGATTCCTGACAGTCTGCCGCTTGATGGGGTGGCTCCACTCCTATGCGCTGGAATCACAGTATACAGTCCATTGAAGCACTACGGGCTTGATAAGCCCGGGCTCCATCTCGGAGTGGTCGGGCTCGGCGGATTGGGCCACATGGCCGTCAAGTTCGCCAAGGCCATGGGCCTCAAGGTGACTATCATCAGCACGTCTCCCAGTAAAAAGCAGGAGGCCGTGGAGCGCCTCGGGGCCGATTCATTTTTAGTTAGTCATGACCAGGAACAAATGCAG TCTGCTATGGGCACGATGGACGGCATCATAGATACAGTCTCGGCAGTTCATCCTCTCCTACCATTGCTTGCTCTGGTGAAGAACGACGGCAAGCTAGTTATGGTTGGTGCACCAGACAAGCCACTCGAGTTACCCGCCTTCCCATTGCTCATGG GTCGGAAGGTTGTTGGGGGAAGTCTAATTGGTGGATTGAAAGAGACACAGGAGATGATAAATTTCGCCTCAAAGCATAACATCACATCAGACATTGAAGTCGTTCAAATGGACTATGTGAATACTGCAATGGAGAGACTTGCAAAAGCGGATGTCAGATACCGGTTTGTTATAGACATTGGGAACTCATTGAAATCTGCTGCTTAA
- the LOC116199660 gene encoding probable mannitol dehydrogenase, which yields MILTYNTKDRDGSTTYGGYSDIMVTDEHYAVAIPDNLPLDGAAPLLCAGITVYSPLKNYGLNRPGLHVGVVGLGGLGHVAVKFAKAMGLKVTVISTSPSKKEEAIDRPGADLFLVSSDPEQMQSAMGTLDIIIDTVSAAHALLPLVELLRSSGKLIMVGAPQRPLELLIMPPKKPRNLGNPNGMLAMVLCYFLLKLIRIHLL from the exons ATGATCCTCACTTACAATACCAAGGACCGAGACGGGAGCACCACCTACGGTGGCTACTCGGACATCATGGTGACGGATGAGCACTATGCGGTGGCAATACCCGACAATCTGCCGCTGGATGGGGCAGCTCCTCTCTTGTGTGCCGGGATCACTGTCTACAGTCCCCTGAAGAACTATGGGCTCAATAGGCCGGGGCTCCACGTCGGTGTGGTCGGACTTGGTGGCCTGGGCCATGTGGCCGTCAAGTTTGCCAAGGCCATGGGCCTTAAGGTGACTGTTATTAGCACCTCCCCCAGCAAGAAGGAGGAGGCCATCGACCGGCCGGGAGCCGACTTGTTTCTGGTCAGTAGTGATCCAGAACAGATGCAG TCGGCTATGGGCACGTTGGACATTATCATTGACACTGTTTCAGCCGCTCATGCTCTCCTCCCTCTGGTTGAACTGTTGAGATCTAGTGGGAAGCTTATCATGGTCGGCGCACCACAGAGGCCACTCGAGCTACTGATCATGCCACCCAAGAAGCCCCGAAATCTGGGCAACCCGAACGGCATGCTGGCGATGGTTCTTTGTTATTTTCTGCTCAAATTGATTAGGATTCACCTCCTTTGA
- the LOC116199656 gene encoding probable mannitol dehydrogenase, whose product MAKSPEQEHPVKAFGWAARDSCGHLSPFKFSRRATGDKDVTFKVLYCGICHSDLHCIKNEWRDSVYPMVPGHEIVGVVTEVGPEVTKFKVGDKVGVGCLVGSCHSCESCVNDLENYCPEWILTYNSKYTDGTITYGGYSDIMVADEHFVVAIPDNLPLDGAAPLLCAGITVYSPLRHYGLDKPGLHVGVVGLGGLGHMAVKFAKAMGIKVTVISTSPGKREEAVGRLGADSFLVSRDQEQMEAAKGTMDGIIDTVSTVHSLLPLIALLKSQGKLVLVGAPEKPLELPAFPLLTGRKVVGGSAIGGLKETQEMINFASQHGITSDIEVISMDYVNTAMERLAKADVRYRFVIDIGNSLKSTA is encoded by the exons ATGGCGAAATCACCAGAGCAAGAGCATCCCGTGAAGGCGTTCGGTTGGGCTGCCCGAGATTCATGTGGCCATCTCTCACCTTTTAAGTTCTCCCGAAG GGCAACGGGAGATAAGGATGTTACCTTCAAGGTGTTGTATTGCGGGATATGCCACTCCGACCTCCATTGCATAAAAAATGAGTGGAGAGATTCTGTGTACCCTATGGTCCCCGG GCATGAGATTGTGGGAGTGGTAACAGAAGTAGGCCCCGAGGTGACAAAGTTTAAGGTTGGGGACAAGGTTGGCGTTGGCTGCTTAGTGGGATCATGCCACTCTTGTGAGAGTTGTGTTAACGATCTCGAGAACTACTGCCCCGAATGGATTCTCACTTACAATAGCAAGTACACTGACGGGACCATCACCTATGGTGGCTACTCTGATATCATGGTCGCTGATGAGCACTTTGTGGTAGCGATTCCTGATAATTTGCCGCTTGATGGGGCAGCTCCGCTCCTTTGTGCCGGAATCACTGTCTACAGTCCATTGAGGCACTACGGGCTTGACAAGCCTGGGCTCCATGTCGGCGTGGTCGGGCTTGGGGGATTGGGTCACATGGCAGTCAAGTTTGCCAAGGCCATGGGAATCAAGGTGACCGTTATAAGCACCTCTCCCGGTAAAAGGGAGGAGGCCGTGGGCCGCCTGGGGGCCGATTCATTTTTAGTTAGCCGTGATCAAGAACAGATGGAG GCTGCTAAGGGAACAATGGACGGTATCATAGATACAGTCTCCACAGTTCATTCTCTTCTACCTTTGATTGCTTTGTTGAAGAGCCAAGGCAAGCTTGTCCTGGTCGGTGCACCTGAGAAGCCGCTCGAGTTACCAGCTTTCCCATTACTCACAG GACGGAAGGTTGTGGGTGGGAGTGCGATCGGAGGGCTAAAAGAGACTCAAGAGATGATAAATTTCGCATCACAGCATGGCATCACTTCAGATATCGAGGTTATTTCAATGGATTATGTGAACACCGCAATGGAGCGTCTTGCAAAGGCAGATGTTAGATATCGTTTCGTTATAGACATCGGGAATTCATTAAAGTCTACAGCCTAA